A stretch of the Methanobacterium veterum genome encodes the following:
- a CDS encoding 4-phosphopantoate--beta-alanine ligase — translation MIPKSHPRYKSLISRDKIVNAYKSGILADSGMIAHGRGEAFDYLIGEKTTETAEKAIEAAAAALILAKNPVISVNGNTTALVPEHVVELAEALGAKIEINLFYRTPERVKTIWKFLKDQGAGEILGTEEEDFKHIEGLDSPRGSVSPEGMYKADVILVPLEDGDRTEALVKEGKFVIAIDLNPLSRTAKTASLTVVDNITRAMPCLTHKVNKLKTKNPDELKKLMDNFNNINNLKESLKIMLNSIKEFE, via the coding sequence ATGATACCAAAGAGCCATCCAAGATATAAATCTTTAATTTCAAGAGATAAAATTGTAAATGCATATAAATCTGGAATTTTAGCCGATTCTGGAATGATAGCCCATGGAAGAGGAGAAGCTTTTGATTATTTAATTGGAGAAAAAACAACTGAAACTGCAGAAAAAGCTATAGAAGCAGCAGCTGCAGCTTTAATCCTTGCAAAAAATCCAGTTATATCTGTAAATGGTAACACCACTGCCCTTGTTCCAGAGCATGTTGTAGAATTAGCAGAAGCTTTAGGGGCAAAAATTGAGATAAACCTTTTTTACCGAACTCCTGAAAGAGTTAAAACCATCTGGAAATTTTTAAAAGATCAGGGAGCCGGAGAAATTTTAGGTACAGAAGAGGAAGATTTCAAACATATTGAAGGTCTGGATAGTCCAAGGGGAAGCGTCAGCCCTGAAGGTATGTATAAAGCAGATGTGATCCTGGTTCCACTGGAAGATGGTGACAGAACAGAAGCGCTGGTAAAGGAAGGTAAATTTGTAATAGCTATAGACTTAAATCCATTATCACGGACAGCTAAAACTGCATCATTAACTGTAGTCGACAATATTACAAGGGCAATGCCGTGTCTTACCCATAAAGTAAATAAACTTAAGACTAAGAACCCAGATGAACTAAAAAAACTGATGGATAATTTTAACAATATTAATAACCTTAAAGAATCATTGAAGATTATGTTAAATTCCATTAAGGAATTTGAATAA
- the uvrC gene encoding excinuclease ABC subunit UvrC, producing the protein MSNRCSNPDNLPNKPGVYIMRNIDDDVIYVGKAKSLIKRVKSYFSKSELPLKTKLLMSHFHNLEYIITDTEKEALILESNLIKKYKPKYNIRLKDDKRYPYIKITNEKFPRILITRNVRDDGAFYYGPFTDVGSVRRMVKSLKAIFKIRACRKMDGPCLNYQIHLCSAPCGGKITETSYNEIVEKINLFFEGKYNKIIDMLNKMMVEAAENHEFEKAAVLRDQIMSVDSILEKQKIEFDRGLEQDVIACSYDEKLACVVVFSIRDGKIIGKDDFLMSGTEGTLPDKILSAFLKQYYMSPRHVPSEIIIQYKPDEKDLIEEWLSSNQEYEVALRTPKNVTETRLVQMVAKNAEIIKNQEKEVRNTLLDLQRYIKLPRIPRHIECFDISNISGKHAVGSMVVFEDGMPKKSKYRKFKVEIPGPDDYAMMRDVLSRRYSKIATGDEDKKPDLIIVDGGKGQLNVALDVLKSFNLDDIPTIGLAKEFEHVFVPNNSTPIILPRNSEALHLLQRIRDEAHRFAVTYHKKLRSRELKYSVLDGIKGVGEKRKIKLLKHFGDINSIKNASVEELASVESINKNLAFIIYKHLHKSSTA; encoded by the coding sequence ATGTCAAATCGTTGCAGTAATCCAGATAATTTACCCAATAAACCCGGCGTATATATAATGAGAAATATTGATGACGATGTAATCTACGTTGGAAAGGCTAAATCATTAATTAAAAGAGTCAAATCCTATTTCAGCAAATCAGAATTACCTTTAAAAACAAAATTGCTCATGAGCCATTTTCATAACTTAGAGTATATTATAACAGATACAGAAAAAGAAGCACTTATTCTGGAATCCAATCTCATAAAAAAGTACAAACCAAAGTATAATATTCGATTAAAGGATGACAAAAGATATCCCTATATTAAAATAACCAACGAAAAGTTTCCAAGGATTTTAATTACAAGAAATGTTAGAGATGATGGTGCATTTTACTATGGACCATTTACAGATGTTGGATCTGTAAGGAGGATGGTCAAATCATTAAAAGCTATTTTTAAAATAAGGGCCTGCAGGAAAATGGACGGGCCATGTCTCAACTATCAAATTCATCTTTGCAGTGCTCCATGCGGAGGCAAAATAACTGAAACATCTTACAATGAAATTGTAGAGAAAATTAACCTGTTCTTTGAGGGTAAATATAATAAAATAATTGATATGCTAAATAAGATGATGGTAGAAGCTGCAGAGAACCATGAATTCGAAAAGGCAGCAGTACTGCGGGATCAAATTATGTCTGTAGACAGCATTCTTGAAAAACAGAAAATAGAATTTGATAGAGGCCTTGAACAGGACGTAATAGCATGTTCATACGATGAAAAACTGGCTTGTGTAGTTGTATTTTCCATAAGAGACGGCAAAATCATCGGAAAAGATGATTTCTTAATGAGCGGAACGGAAGGCACATTACCAGATAAAATCCTTTCAGCATTTCTAAAACAGTATTATATGAGCCCAAGACATGTGCCGTCAGAAATTATTATACAGTACAAACCTGATGAAAAGGATCTGATTGAAGAATGGTTGTCTTCCAACCAGGAATATGAAGTAGCTCTTAGAACTCCTAAAAATGTAACAGAAACCCGTTTGGTTCAGATGGTAGCTAAAAATGCGGAAATAATTAAGAATCAAGAGAAAGAAGTCAGAAATACTTTGCTTGATCTTCAAAGATACATTAAACTCCCTAGAATACCAAGACATATTGAATGTTTTGATATTTCAAATATCAGCGGCAAACATGCAGTTGGATCTATGGTTGTTTTTGAAGACGGCATGCCTAAAAAAAGTAAATATCGAAAATTTAAAGTAGAAATTCCTGGTCCTGATGATTATGCCATGATGCGGGATGTTTTAAGCAGAAGGTACAGCAAGATTGCCACTGGAGATGAGGATAAAAAGCCGGATCTTATCATAGTAGATGGAGGAAAAGGACAGCTTAATGTGGCATTAGACGTTTTAAAATCATTTAATTTGGACGATATACCTACTATTGGGTTAGCTAAAGAATTCGAGCATGTATTTGTCCCAAATAATTCGACCCCCATAATTTTACCTAGAAATTCCGAAGCTTTACATCTCCTGCAGAGGATAAGAGATGAAGCACATAGATTTGCAGTTACTTACCATAAAAAACTTAGATCTCGCGAATTGAAGTATTCTGTGCTTGACGGGATAAAGGGAGTTGGGGAAAAACGAAAAATAAAACTGCTTAAACATTTTGGTGACATTAACAGCATAAAAAATGCCAGTGTTGAAGAGTTAGCAAGTGTTGAGAGTATAAATAAAAACTTAGCATTTATCATCTACAAGCACCTGCATAAAAGCAGTACTGCTTAG
- a CDS encoding M42 family metallopeptidase, translated as MKDILEKLSNAAGVSGFEENIREIITDEVKDHVDEIETDNLGNLIMVKKGKENGKKIMLAAHMDEIGLMVRHIDKDGFIKFSKIGGINDQMLLNQEVYIHTDNGKVLGVLGSKPPHRMKAAERKKAVEYENMFIDIGAKDKEEAEKIVNVGDVATIKREFSTLRGSIVAGKAFDNRVGCLVLIEVMKRIKSDATIYAVGTVQEEVGLKGAKTSAFKINPDLAIALDVTISGDHPGIKEDEAPAKLGGGPAIILTDASGRGIITHSKVKKLLIEAAEREDIPYQLEVSEGGTTDATAIHLTREGIPTGVLSAPTRYIHTPVEVVDLDDVENTVKLLVAALENA; from the coding sequence ATGAAAGATATATTAGAAAAATTATCAAATGCAGCTGGAGTATCCGGTTTTGAAGAAAATATTCGAGAAATTATAACAGATGAAGTAAAAGACCATGTGGATGAAATCGAAACCGATAATCTTGGTAACCTCATAATGGTTAAAAAAGGGAAAGAAAATGGGAAAAAGATAATGCTTGCAGCCCATATGGATGAAATTGGGCTAATGGTAAGACACATTGATAAAGATGGATTCATTAAATTCTCTAAAATTGGGGGAATAAATGACCAGATGCTTTTAAACCAGGAAGTTTATATCCACACAGATAATGGGAAAGTTCTGGGAGTTTTAGGTTCAAAACCACCCCACAGGATGAAAGCAGCAGAGAGAAAAAAAGCTGTTGAATATGAAAATATGTTCATAGACATCGGGGCAAAGGACAAAGAAGAAGCAGAGAAAATAGTCAATGTTGGTGATGTTGCAACAATTAAACGTGAATTTTCCACACTTAGAGGTTCTATTGTTGCAGGGAAGGCATTTGATAATAGGGTAGGCTGTTTAGTGCTTATTGAAGTTATGAAAAGGATTAAAAGCGACGCTACCATATATGCCGTTGGAACTGTACAGGAAGAAGTTGGACTTAAAGGAGCAAAAACTTCAGCATTTAAAATAAATCCTGATTTAGCTATAGCTTTAGATGTTACAATATCTGGGGACCACCCTGGAATTAAGGAAGACGAAGCCCCTGCAAAACTTGGAGGCGGACCTGCTATAATTTTAACTGATGCCAGTGGAAGAGGTATAATAACTCATTCTAAAGTCAAAAAACTCCTTATTGAAGCAGCTGAAAGAGAAGATATTCCATATCAGCTTGAAGTAAGTGAAGGCGGTACCACAGATGCAACAGCAATTCACCTTACAAGGGAAGGAATTCCTACAGGTGTTTTATCAGCTCCAACAAGGTATATTCACACACCAGTTGAGGTTGTAGACCTTGATGATGTTGAAAATACTGTAAAATTACTGGTGGCTGCACTTGAAAATGCTTAA
- a CDS encoding methanogen output domain 1-containing protein, giving the protein MASFKILVVEDESIVAMDIKHRLENMGYIVPAITSSGEEAVEKASETNPDLVLMDIVLKGEMDGIDAAQQIKDNLDIPVVYLTAYSDERTLKRAKITGPFGYIIKPFEDRELHSAIEVALYKYEMESKLKANEKWLSTTLESIGDAVITTDKDGCITFMNPIAQKITEWKQDEALGKPLESIFKIINEETGSPVESPVTEVLQKGSITGMKDHTILITKNGRHIPIDDTSSPIKDDKNNINGIVLIFQDITERKNAEKEKEQLLKEKARGELFGFLLSAMPVFASNIPPQIRNNIAKSFSDRFEINMKPKFEEGKPNLNENILNYYTKWIKGFLSNLGIEAEDTLENHQNYLKFSNCPWEKEAEYSPMFCMICRIIILRSFTWTSIKGNVEQISCMAEGSDKCTFEFILAKDHILK; this is encoded by the coding sequence ATGGCATCTTTTAAAATTCTTGTTGTTGAAGATGAAAGTATTGTAGCCATGGATATCAAACACAGGCTGGAAAATATGGGTTATATCGTGCCTGCAATCACGTCTTCAGGTGAAGAAGCTGTAGAAAAAGCTTCGGAAACTAATCCTGATCTAGTACTTATGGATATTGTACTAAAGGGAGAAATGGACGGTATTGACGCTGCCCAACAAATAAAAGATAATCTTGATATCCCTGTCGTATATCTAACAGCATATTCTGATGAAAGAACCCTTAAAAGAGCTAAAATAACAGGTCCTTTTGGTTACATTATTAAACCTTTCGAAGATAGAGAACTGCACAGTGCCATTGAAGTTGCGCTCTACAAGTATGAAATGGAAAGCAAATTAAAGGCAAATGAGAAATGGCTTTCTACAACTCTTGAAAGTATTGGTGATGCTGTAATTACCACTGATAAAGATGGATGCATCACATTCATGAACCCCATTGCTCAAAAGATTACAGAATGGAAACAGGATGAGGCTTTAGGAAAACCATTGGAAAGTATTTTTAAAATTATTAATGAAGAAACTGGCAGTCCAGTAGAAAGTCCAGTTACAGAAGTGCTTCAAAAAGGTTCCATAACTGGTATGAAAGATCACACCATTTTGATAACTAAAAATGGGAGACATATACCAATTGATGACACAAGTTCCCCTATCAAAGATGATAAAAACAATATAAATGGTATCGTACTTATATTCCAAGACATAACAGAACGTAAGAATGCTGAAAAAGAAAAAGAACAGCTTTTAAAAGAAAAAGCTAGAGGTGAGCTTTTCGGTTTCCTTTTAAGTGCTATGCCTGTATTTGCATCAAATATACCTCCTCAGATAAGAAATAATATTGCAAAAAGTTTTTCAGACCGTTTTGAAATAAACATGAAACCAAAGTTTGAAGAAGGTAAACCCAATTTAAATGAAAATATCTTAAACTACTATACTAAATGGATAAAAGGATTTCTATCAAATCTGGGTATTGAAGCAGAGGATACATTAGAAAATCACCAAAATTATCTTAAATTTTCAAATTGTCCATGGGAAAAAGAAGCAGAATACAGTCCTATGTTCTGCATGATATGCAGAATAATTATATTACGTAGTTTTACATGGACATCTATTAAAGGCAATGTGGAACAGATATCATGCATGGCTGAAGGTTCAGATAAATGTACATTTGAATTTATACTGGCTAAAGACCATATACTTAAATAA
- a CDS encoding DUF169 domain-containing protein: MNTNPIAVYSSETIPEGAVPMCSLDRCVAKAIMLASINEDQPPLYIGKDTLKGCCPGSMTYLGFTKPLKFIKYFVSTGNEKFRGGEAEYLKAGPEYVEGFLESIGEIKPLGKYLIIQRCEDVEDNVDVKSILCFGNGEQIRNLSSIIHFRTKNPFNAISMAFGPSCATFVTYPAGMAEKAPKDTAFVGPVDPTGNVWFPPEYMAIGIPLKIAEGMHEDLNNSFAVKRPQVASPKTRDNIIS, translated from the coding sequence TTGAATACAAACCCCATAGCTGTTTATAGTTCTGAAACGATCCCTGAAGGGGCAGTACCTATGTGTTCTCTTGATCGTTGCGTTGCTAAAGCCATAATGTTAGCTTCTATAAATGAAGATCAACCTCCATTATATATTGGCAAAGATACCCTTAAAGGCTGCTGTCCTGGATCAATGACATATTTAGGGTTCACTAAACCCCTCAAATTCATTAAATACTTCGTTTCTACAGGAAATGAAAAATTTAGAGGTGGGGAAGCAGAATATCTTAAAGCTGGACCGGAGTATGTTGAAGGGTTTTTAGAATCCATTGGGGAAATAAAACCACTTGGGAAATACCTTATAATACAGAGATGTGAAGATGTAGAAGATAATGTTGATGTTAAATCAATCCTCTGCTTCGGTAATGGAGAACAAATAAGAAATTTAAGCAGTATTATACACTTTAGAACTAAAAACCCATTTAATGCAATTAGTATGGCTTTTGGCCCTTCATGTGCAACTTTTGTTACTTACCCTGCAGGAATGGCTGAAAAAGCTCCAAAAGATACTGCATTTGTGGGTCCTGTAGATCCAACTGGAAACGTATGGTTCCCCCCAGAATACATGGCTATTGGCATACCATTAAAAATTGCAGAAGGGATGCATGAAGATTTGAATAATTCCTTCGCTGTAAAAAGGCCGCAAGTTGCTTCTCCTAAAACAAGAGATAATATAATTTCTTAA
- a CDS encoding ATPase domain-containing protein, producing MERVKTGISVLDHITGGFPASRTMLLTGDAGSGKTIFGLHFAKNSCDQGLKTAYITTEEDAHDLNTQGNSFNWNLEKFQENGLLTFIELAGARAKVTEAAMSIDIGTMKGNFAKILQNIPEDIEVIILDSLGSYTAKLTPYEFRDRFDLLVYELKKRDITALVILDSATSQEFNELALFSVYGAIKLMKRENPYTGRRERVMDIVKMRSTKTPTQFMTYEINSTGIEILSSSEPK from the coding sequence TTGGAAAGAGTAAAAACAGGCATATCAGTATTAGATCACATTACCGGCGGATTTCCGGCAAGTAGGACAATGCTTCTTACAGGGGATGCAGGTTCCGGAAAAACAATATTTGGACTTCATTTTGCAAAAAACAGCTGTGATCAAGGACTTAAAACAGCATACATAACTACAGAAGAAGACGCTCATGATCTTAATACACAGGGTAACTCTTTCAACTGGAATTTAGAAAAATTCCAGGAAAATGGCCTTTTAACTTTCATTGAACTGGCAGGAGCTAGAGCAAAGGTAACTGAGGCTGCAATGAGCATAGATATTGGTACTATGAAGGGTAACTTTGCTAAAATTCTACAAAACATTCCTGAAGATATTGAAGTCATTATTTTAGACAGCCTTGGAAGTTACACCGCTAAGTTAACACCTTATGAATTTAGAGACCGCTTCGATCTGCTGGTATATGAACTGAAAAAGAGGGACATTACTGCACTTGTGATACTTGACAGTGCCACTTCCCAAGAATTTAATGAACTGGCATTATTTTCAGTTTATGGAGCTATAAAGCTCATGAAACGTGAAAATCCATACACAGGCCGTAGGGAAAGAGTAATGGATATCGTGAAAATGAGGAGCACTAAAACACCTACTCAATTCATGACCTATGAAATAAATTCAACTGGAATTGAAATACTATCCAGTTCAGAACCTAAATAA
- the uvrB gene encoding excinuclease ABC subunit UvrB codes for MTGFKLNSNYKPLGDQPKAINSLVNGINDGLKHQTLLGVTGSGKTFTMANVIKEINKPTLVMSHNKTLAAQLYEEFKEFFPENAVEYFVSYYDYYQPEAYIPHTDTFIDKEASINDEIDQMRHSATQSLLSRDDVIVVSSVSCIYGIGSPEDYGDHLLHMRVGETMEREEILSKLVHIQYERNDIDFTRGKFRARGDVIEIFPVHGSLPVRIELFGDEIDGISYIDPLRGNVAKKIDRITIFPAKHFVISDSKMQKALKDIEMELEDRLTILRSQNKLLEAQRLEQRTRFDMEMLQEMGYCPGVENYSLHLSGRKWGSMPHTLIKYFPENFLTIIDESHVTVPQIGGMYAGDRARKDSLVDYGFRLPSARENRPLNFEEFESLMNQVIYVSATPANYELAKSQNTVEQIIRPTGLIDPKVIIKPVKGQVDHLLGEVQKRIKKNQRILVTTLTKKMAEDLTDYYAKIGVKVRYLHSEISTLERIEIIDDLRRGEFDCLVGVNLLREGLDLPEVSLIGILDADKEGFLRSETSLIQTIGRAARNVEGEVIIYADEITKSVESAVKITNNRRKLQIEYNKKHNITPKTVVRSIKEKEKKDKIELIDDIENMPKDEVRLLIKDLEHEMTLAAKKLDFEKAAKIRDKISILEGVSK; via the coding sequence ATGACAGGATTTAAACTCAATTCAAATTATAAACCATTAGGAGATCAACCAAAAGCAATAAATTCGCTTGTAAATGGTATAAATGATGGATTAAAGCATCAAACACTACTTGGAGTTACAGGATCCGGAAAGACATTTACAATGGCAAATGTGATTAAAGAGATAAATAAACCTACATTGGTCATGTCACACAATAAAACACTTGCTGCACAACTTTATGAAGAATTTAAAGAATTTTTCCCTGAAAATGCTGTGGAATATTTTGTAAGTTATTATGACTACTACCAGCCGGAAGCATATATTCCCCACACTGATACATTCATAGATAAAGAAGCCAGTATAAACGATGAAATAGACCAGATGAGACACTCAGCAACACAATCACTACTTTCAAGGGATGATGTGATAGTAGTTTCAAGCGTTTCATGTATATATGGTATTGGATCTCCTGAGGACTATGGAGATCACTTGTTGCATATGAGAGTTGGAGAAACGATGGAACGAGAGGAAATATTATCAAAACTCGTCCATATACAGTATGAAAGAAATGATATAGATTTTACAAGGGGAAAATTTAGAGCAAGAGGAGACGTAATAGAAATATTTCCAGTTCACGGTTCACTTCCTGTAAGGATAGAACTCTTTGGAGATGAGATAGATGGAATATCTTATATAGACCCTTTGAGGGGAAATGTAGCCAAAAAAATAGATAGAATAACTATATTTCCTGCAAAACACTTCGTTATTTCTGACAGTAAAATGCAGAAAGCATTAAAAGACATTGAAATGGAATTGGAAGATAGATTAACTATTTTAAGGTCTCAAAACAAACTACTGGAAGCACAACGCCTTGAACAGAGAACAAGGTTTGATATGGAAATGCTTCAGGAAATGGGATACTGTCCTGGGGTTGAAAATTATTCACTTCATTTAAGCGGTAGAAAATGGGGCAGCATGCCTCACACTCTTATAAAATATTTCCCAGAGAATTTTTTAACAATAATCGACGAATCCCACGTTACAGTACCTCAAATTGGGGGAATGTATGCTGGAGATCGCGCACGTAAGGATTCACTTGTAGATTATGGATTCAGGCTCCCGTCAGCCCGTGAAAACAGACCTCTTAACTTTGAAGAGTTTGAGAGTCTAATGAATCAGGTTATTTATGTTTCTGCAACTCCTGCAAATTATGAACTCGCGAAAAGTCAGAATACTGTAGAGCAGATTATAAGGCCTACAGGGCTCATTGATCCAAAGGTGATAATAAAACCAGTTAAAGGGCAGGTAGATCACCTTTTAGGGGAAGTTCAAAAAAGAATTAAGAAAAATCAGAGAATTCTGGTAACTACATTAACCAAAAAAATGGCAGAAGACCTTACAGATTACTATGCAAAAATTGGAGTTAAAGTGAGGTACCTCCACTCAGAAATAAGCACATTGGAACGTATTGAAATTATCGATGACCTCAGACGTGGTGAATTTGACTGTCTTGTGGGAGTAAACTTACTCAGGGAAGGGCTGGACCTTCCAGAGGTATCTTTAATTGGAATTCTTGACGCAGATAAAGAAGGTTTCCTCCGTTCTGAAACATCACTTATACAGACAATAGGACGGGCTGCAAGAAATGTAGAGGGTGAAGTAATTATATACGCTGATGAAATCACAAAATCTGTAGAATCCGCAGTTAAAATAACTAACAATAGAAGAAAACTGCAGATTGAATATAATAAAAAACACAATATAACACCAAAAACTGTGGTAAGATCCATCAAGGAAAAAGAGAAAAAGGATAAAATTGAATTAATAGATGATATTGAAAATATGCCAAAAGATGAAGTTCGCTTACTTATTAAGGATTTAGAGCATGAAATGACTTTAGCTGCAAAGAAACTTGATTTTGAAAAAGCTGCAAAGATTAGAGATAAAATCAGCATTCTAGAAGGGGTTTCAAAGTAA